The following are from one region of the Corylus avellana chromosome ca1, CavTom2PMs-1.0 genome:
- the LOC132182748 gene encoding zinc finger protein CONSTANS-LIKE 9 isoform X2, producing MEKICEFCTALRPVVYCKADAAYLCLSCDAKVHSANALSSRHLRSILCDLCRYRPAYVRCTDHRLFMCRSCDRSQHDGSYQHQKQVISSYVGCPTAKDFASLWGFELNEAGSSTSQYSLVSTSRGSGDSTVVNLDIPGQSSSQSGGLSVSSRLNCATLVSGAESEVGSSRQQSKVHKVRQQHTSYILQQILDLKRLQITDESNLSPLIRDQEQLDISSSTHAPEKFNENIDQHLQHSQDLSTDPQQMDDSLQELKADTLPFTFSQQEHLPSSSNIGLPLHGESFWQYKSPVQSSQLWPQIIQDLGVCEELVCDDDFNIPDVDLTFLNFEELFGGDQLFGGDQDPIRAMHDDNDDMCSSLEKDLSLDTSDNRHASAMEDASVASSVHITPSAHMDKYIGPSDKVHNPPGSADCPRPIRPSYSTLSFSLSRFSAESSGTDCLDSGISPFITGGEPSYNSPYLEGAHLEAREIAMMRHENKIRYPSRKVRADIRKRVKGRFVKTEGYDSDGIDVTRSC from the exons ATGGAAAAAATTTGTGAATTCTGCACAGCATTGAGGCCAGTTGTATATTGTAAGGCCGATGCAGCATATCTTTGCCTTTCCTGCGATGCAAAGGTCCATTCAGCCAATGCACTTTCCAGTCGACATCTGCGAAGCATCCTATGTGACTTGTGCAGGTACCGCCCAGCTTATGTTCGGTGTACAGATCACCGATTGTTCATGTGTCGCAGCTGTGACCGAAGCCAGCATGATGGCTCTTACCAGCATCAGAAACAGGTAATCAGCAGCTACGTGGGATGCCCTACTGCTAAGGATTTTGCATCGTTGTGGGGTTTTGAACTAAATGAAGCAGGCAGTAGTACTAGTCAATATTCACTTGTGTCAACTTCACGTGGTTCTGGGGATTCCACCGTTGTAAATTTGGATATTCCAGGACAATCTAGCTCACAAAGTGGAGGCCTCTCAGTTTCATCTAGATTGAATTGTGCAACCCTAGTCTCCGGAGCAGAATCTGAAGTGGGATCAAGCCGTCAACAAAGTAAG GTACATAAAGTTAGACAGCAGCACACTAGCTATATTCTTCAACAGATTCTTGACTTGAAAAGGCTGCAGATCACTGATGAGTCTAACCTTTCGCCTTTAATACGTGACCAAGAACAACTTGACATATCTTCTTCAACACATGCTCCAGAGAAGTTCAATGAAAATATTGATCAGCATTTACAACATTCCCAGGATCTTAGCACTGATCCTCAACAAATGGACGATTCACTTCAGGAGCTGAAAGCAGACACTTTGCCATTCACATTTTCTCAACAGGAGCATTTGCCTTCATCTTCAAATATTGGGCTTCCTTTGCATGGAGAATCCTTCTGGCAATATAAAAGTCCAGTTCAAAGTAGTCAG CTGTGGCCTCAAATTATACAAGACCTCGGGGTTTGTGAAGAACTTGTTTGTGATGATGATTTCAACATACCTGATGTTGATTTAACATTCCTAAACTTTGAAGAACTATTTGGAGGTGATCAACTATTTGGGGGTGATCAAGATCCAATCAGGGCTATGCATGATGATAACGACGACATGTGCTCTTCCTTAGAGAAGGATTTGTCCCTTGACACCTCAGATAACAGGCATGCAAGTGCTATGGAG GATGCCTCGGTGGCTTCTTCTGTTCACATCACTCCGTCGGCTCATATGGACAAATACATAGGTCCTTCCGACAAAGTTCATAACCCTCCTGGAAGCGCGGATTGTCCTCGTCCAATTCGACCATCATATTCAACTTTGTCATTCTCTCTTTCGAGGTTTAGTGCGGAGAGCAGTGGTACTGATTGTCTTGATAGCGGAATTTCTCCTTTCATTACAGGAGGGGAACCTTCATATAATTCACCTTACCTTGAGGGTGCACATCTGGAGGCCAGAGAAATTGCCATGATGAG GCATGAAAACAAAATTCGTTACCCCTCTCGGAAAGTTAGAGCTGATATTCGGAAGCGGGTAAAAGGAAGATTTGTGAAGACAGAGGGCTATGACTCTGATGGTATTGATGTGACAAGAAGCTGTTAG
- the LOC132182748 gene encoding putative zinc finger protein At1g68190 isoform X3 encodes MEKICEFCTALRPVVYCKADAAYLCLSCDAKVHSANALSSRHLRSILCDLCRYRPAYVRCTDHRLFMCRSCDRSQHDGSYQHQKQVISSYVGCPTAKDFASLWGFELNEAGSSTSQYSLVSTSRGSGDSTVVNLDIPGQSSSQSGGLSVSSRLNCATLVSGAESEVGSSRQQSKVHKVRQQHTSYILQQILDLKRLQITDESNLSPLIRDQEQLDISSSTHAPEKFNENIDQHLQHSQDLSTDPQQMDDSLQELKADTLPFTFSQQEHLPSSSNIGLPLHGESFWQYKSPVQSSQLWPQIIQDLGVCEELVCDDDFNIPDVDLTFLNFEELFGGDQLFGGDQDPIRAMHDDNDDMCSSLEKDLSLDTSDNRHASAMEDASVASSVHITPSAHMDKYIGPSDKVHNPPGSADCPRPIRPSYSTLSFSLSRFSAESSGTDCLDSGISPFITGGEPSYNSPYLEGAHLEAREIAMMRYKEKRKSRL; translated from the exons ATGGAAAAAATTTGTGAATTCTGCACAGCATTGAGGCCAGTTGTATATTGTAAGGCCGATGCAGCATATCTTTGCCTTTCCTGCGATGCAAAGGTCCATTCAGCCAATGCACTTTCCAGTCGACATCTGCGAAGCATCCTATGTGACTTGTGCAGGTACCGCCCAGCTTATGTTCGGTGTACAGATCACCGATTGTTCATGTGTCGCAGCTGTGACCGAAGCCAGCATGATGGCTCTTACCAGCATCAGAAACAGGTAATCAGCAGCTACGTGGGATGCCCTACTGCTAAGGATTTTGCATCGTTGTGGGGTTTTGAACTAAATGAAGCAGGCAGTAGTACTAGTCAATATTCACTTGTGTCAACTTCACGTGGTTCTGGGGATTCCACCGTTGTAAATTTGGATATTCCAGGACAATCTAGCTCACAAAGTGGAGGCCTCTCAGTTTCATCTAGATTGAATTGTGCAACCCTAGTCTCCGGAGCAGAATCTGAAGTGGGATCAAGCCGTCAACAAAGTAAG GTACATAAAGTTAGACAGCAGCACACTAGCTATATTCTTCAACAGATTCTTGACTTGAAAAGGCTGCAGATCACTGATGAGTCTAACCTTTCGCCTTTAATACGTGACCAAGAACAACTTGACATATCTTCTTCAACACATGCTCCAGAGAAGTTCAATGAAAATATTGATCAGCATTTACAACATTCCCAGGATCTTAGCACTGATCCTCAACAAATGGACGATTCACTTCAGGAGCTGAAAGCAGACACTTTGCCATTCACATTTTCTCAACAGGAGCATTTGCCTTCATCTTCAAATATTGGGCTTCCTTTGCATGGAGAATCCTTCTGGCAATATAAAAGTCCAGTTCAAAGTAGTCAG CTGTGGCCTCAAATTATACAAGACCTCGGGGTTTGTGAAGAACTTGTTTGTGATGATGATTTCAACATACCTGATGTTGATTTAACATTCCTAAACTTTGAAGAACTATTTGGAGGTGATCAACTATTTGGGGGTGATCAAGATCCAATCAGGGCTATGCATGATGATAACGACGACATGTGCTCTTCCTTAGAGAAGGATTTGTCCCTTGACACCTCAGATAACAGGCATGCAAGTGCTATGGAG GATGCCTCGGTGGCTTCTTCTGTTCACATCACTCCGTCGGCTCATATGGACAAATACATAGGTCCTTCCGACAAAGTTCATAACCCTCCTGGAAGCGCGGATTGTCCTCGTCCAATTCGACCATCATATTCAACTTTGTCATTCTCTCTTTCGAGGTTTAGTGCGGAGAGCAGTGGTACTGATTGTCTTGATAGCGGAATTTCTCCTTTCATTACAGGAGGGGAACCTTCATATAATTCACCTTACCTTGAGGGTGCACATCTGGAGGCCAGAGAAATTGCCATGATGAGGTACAAAGAGAAGAGGAAGTCTCGACTGTGA
- the LOC132182748 gene encoding zinc finger protein CONSTANS-LIKE 9 isoform X1, producing the protein MEKICEFCTALRPVVYCKADAAYLCLSCDAKVHSANALSSRHLRSILCDLCRYRPAYVRCTDHRLFMCRSCDRSQHDGSYQHQKQVISSYVGCPTAKDFASLWGFELNEAGSSTSQYSLVSTSRGSGDSTVVNLDIPGQSSSQSGGLSVSSRLNCATLVSGAESEVGSSRQQSKVHKVRQQHTSYILQQILDLKRLQITDESNLSPLIRDQEQLDISSSTHAPEKFNENIDQHLQHSQDLSTDPQQMDDSLQELKADTLPFTFSQQEHLPSSSNIGLPLHGESFWQYKSPVQSSQLWPQIIQDLGVCEELVCDDDFNIPDVDLTFLNFEELFGGDQLFGGDQDPIRAMHDDNDDMCSSLEKDLSLDTSDNRHASAMEDASVASSVHITPSAHMDKYIGPSDKVHNPPGSADCPRPIRPSYSTLSFSLSRFSAESSGTDCLDSGISPFITGGEPSYNSPYLEGAHLEAREIAMMRYKEKRKSRLHENKIRYPSRKVRADIRKRVKGRFVKTEGYDSDGIDVTRSC; encoded by the exons ATGGAAAAAATTTGTGAATTCTGCACAGCATTGAGGCCAGTTGTATATTGTAAGGCCGATGCAGCATATCTTTGCCTTTCCTGCGATGCAAAGGTCCATTCAGCCAATGCACTTTCCAGTCGACATCTGCGAAGCATCCTATGTGACTTGTGCAGGTACCGCCCAGCTTATGTTCGGTGTACAGATCACCGATTGTTCATGTGTCGCAGCTGTGACCGAAGCCAGCATGATGGCTCTTACCAGCATCAGAAACAGGTAATCAGCAGCTACGTGGGATGCCCTACTGCTAAGGATTTTGCATCGTTGTGGGGTTTTGAACTAAATGAAGCAGGCAGTAGTACTAGTCAATATTCACTTGTGTCAACTTCACGTGGTTCTGGGGATTCCACCGTTGTAAATTTGGATATTCCAGGACAATCTAGCTCACAAAGTGGAGGCCTCTCAGTTTCATCTAGATTGAATTGTGCAACCCTAGTCTCCGGAGCAGAATCTGAAGTGGGATCAAGCCGTCAACAAAGTAAG GTACATAAAGTTAGACAGCAGCACACTAGCTATATTCTTCAACAGATTCTTGACTTGAAAAGGCTGCAGATCACTGATGAGTCTAACCTTTCGCCTTTAATACGTGACCAAGAACAACTTGACATATCTTCTTCAACACATGCTCCAGAGAAGTTCAATGAAAATATTGATCAGCATTTACAACATTCCCAGGATCTTAGCACTGATCCTCAACAAATGGACGATTCACTTCAGGAGCTGAAAGCAGACACTTTGCCATTCACATTTTCTCAACAGGAGCATTTGCCTTCATCTTCAAATATTGGGCTTCCTTTGCATGGAGAATCCTTCTGGCAATATAAAAGTCCAGTTCAAAGTAGTCAG CTGTGGCCTCAAATTATACAAGACCTCGGGGTTTGTGAAGAACTTGTTTGTGATGATGATTTCAACATACCTGATGTTGATTTAACATTCCTAAACTTTGAAGAACTATTTGGAGGTGATCAACTATTTGGGGGTGATCAAGATCCAATCAGGGCTATGCATGATGATAACGACGACATGTGCTCTTCCTTAGAGAAGGATTTGTCCCTTGACACCTCAGATAACAGGCATGCAAGTGCTATGGAG GATGCCTCGGTGGCTTCTTCTGTTCACATCACTCCGTCGGCTCATATGGACAAATACATAGGTCCTTCCGACAAAGTTCATAACCCTCCTGGAAGCGCGGATTGTCCTCGTCCAATTCGACCATCATATTCAACTTTGTCATTCTCTCTTTCGAGGTTTAGTGCGGAGAGCAGTGGTACTGATTGTCTTGATAGCGGAATTTCTCCTTTCATTACAGGAGGGGAACCTTCATATAATTCACCTTACCTTGAGGGTGCACATCTGGAGGCCAGAGAAATTGCCATGATGAGGTACAAAGAGAAGAGGAAGTCTCGACT GCATGAAAACAAAATTCGTTACCCCTCTCGGAAAGTTAGAGCTGATATTCGGAAGCGGGTAAAAGGAAGATTTGTGAAGACAGAGGGCTATGACTCTGATGGTATTGATGTGACAAGAAGCTGTTAG